A stretch of Pseudomonas sp. LS.1a DNA encodes these proteins:
- the dsbG gene encoding thiol:disulfide interchange protein DsbG — MRLTALLPLSLALLAAPSLRAEELPKAIQQLQAKGAVIKGSFDAPNGLRGYAAEYQNNGLALYLTPDGKHVLVGSLFDEQGKDLSAEPLKKLVYAPMSKEIWAKMEKTAWIADGKDDAPRKVYLFSDPNCPYCNMFWEQARPWVESGKVQLRHIMVGIIREDSPGKSAALLAAKDPAQALHEHEKAGKASKLKALEQVPEAVQQKLAANMALMEEMGLQATPAIFYQDDQGNLQSQQGAPRPELLGKILGKR, encoded by the coding sequence ATGCGACTGACTGCACTGCTGCCCCTGTCCCTGGCCCTGCTGGCTGCCCCCAGCCTGCGGGCCGAAGAGTTGCCCAAGGCGATTCAACAACTGCAAGCCAAGGGCGCCGTGATCAAAGGCAGCTTCGACGCCCCCAACGGCCTGCGCGGGTATGCCGCCGAGTACCAGAATAACGGCCTGGCCCTGTACCTCACCCCTGACGGCAAGCATGTACTGGTCGGCAGCCTGTTCGACGAACAGGGCAAGGACCTCAGTGCCGAGCCGCTGAAAAAGCTGGTGTATGCGCCGATGAGCAAGGAAATCTGGGCGAAGATGGAGAAAACCGCCTGGATCGCCGACGGCAAGGACGATGCACCGCGCAAGGTGTACCTGTTCAGCGACCCCAACTGCCCGTACTGCAACATGTTCTGGGAACAGGCGCGGCCGTGGGTGGAGTCGGGCAAGGTGCAGTTGCGCCATATCATGGTCGGCATCATCCGCGAGGACAGCCCGGGCAAGTCGGCGGCGCTGCTGGCGGCGAAAGACCCGGCCCAGGCACTGCACGAGCATGAAAAAGCAGGCAAGGCCAGCAAGTTGAAGGCACTGGAGCAGGTGCCAGAGGCGGTGCAGCAGAAGCTGGCGGCGAACATGGCGCTGATGGAAGAAATGGGCTTGCAGGCGACCCCGGCGATTTTCTATCAGGATGACCAGGGCAACCTGCAGAGCCAGCAAGGCGCACCACGGCCGGAGTTGCTTGGGAAGATTCTCGGCAAGCGGTAG
- the dsbD gene encoding protein-disulfide reductase DsbD: MRVLLLFLTLLLAGPLQANPFDVKPAFLPVNQAFVLTHDRQADGQMRLFFQIQPGYYLYQKRLKFDGLPAEQHPQLPTALNHHDEFFGDSAVYRDQLELLLPANAQGQLRLGWQGCADAGLCYPPQTTLIDLGGSVAPAAEQASDQALASDLQQGHLAWSLLAFFGLGLLLAFTPCTLPMLPILAGLVLGNGASARRGWVLAGVYVLSMALVYAALGVVAALLGASLQAWLQQPWLLGSLAGLFVLLALPMFGAFELQLPAAVRDRLDRAGQGTRGGNLYGAALLGALSGLLMGPCMTAPLAGALLYIAQSGDVLQGALVLFSLGLGMGVPLLLLVTLGNRYLPRPGAWMNRVKGVFGFVFLGMALYTVRGLLPAALLLALSGALLIALAWAAWPALQRLPALRAVPLLGALWGGLLLVGAAAGGDDLWQPLRPFAGGAAAPAAGQHAEDAFVTVSRPEDLQRELDAAKARGQWVMLDYYADWCVSCKVMEKQVFARSDVQAGLAGVHLLRLDVTADTPASQALLQRYQVPGPPSIIWVGPEGDERRARRITGEVDAAAFLQHWTQTRSQG, encoded by the coding sequence ATGCGCGTCCTCCTGCTCTTCCTGACACTGCTGCTGGCCGGCCCGCTGCAGGCCAACCCGTTCGATGTCAAACCGGCATTCCTGCCGGTCAACCAGGCCTTCGTGCTGACCCACGACCGCCAGGCCGATGGCCAGATGCGCCTGTTCTTCCAGATCCAGCCAGGCTACTACCTGTATCAGAAGCGCCTGAAGTTCGACGGCCTGCCTGCCGAACAGCACCCGCAACTGCCAACCGCCCTCAACCACCACGACGAATTCTTCGGTGACAGTGCGGTGTACCGCGACCAGCTCGAACTGCTGCTCCCGGCCAATGCCCAGGGTCAGCTGCGCCTGGGCTGGCAGGGCTGTGCCGACGCCGGCCTGTGCTACCCGCCGCAAACCACGCTGATCGACCTGGGCGGCAGTGTGGCGCCAGCGGCCGAACAAGCCTCTGACCAGGCCCTGGCCAGCGACCTGCAACAAGGCCACCTGGCCTGGAGCCTGCTGGCGTTCTTCGGCCTGGGCCTGTTGCTGGCCTTTACCCCCTGCACGCTGCCGATGCTGCCGATCCTCGCCGGGCTGGTACTGGGCAATGGCGCCAGTGCCCGGCGCGGCTGGGTACTGGCTGGGGTCTATGTACTGAGCATGGCCCTGGTGTATGCCGCCCTGGGCGTGGTTGCCGCGCTGCTGGGCGCCAGCCTGCAGGCCTGGCTGCAGCAACCCTGGCTGCTGGGCAGCCTGGCGGGGCTGTTCGTGCTGCTGGCCCTGCCGATGTTCGGCGCCTTCGAACTGCAACTGCCCGCCGCTGTGCGTGACCGCCTCGACCGCGCCGGGCAAGGCACCCGTGGCGGCAACCTGTATGGCGCGGCGCTGCTGGGCGCGCTGTCCGGCCTGCTCATGGGCCCATGCATGACCGCGCCGTTGGCCGGCGCGTTGCTGTACATCGCCCAGAGCGGCGACGTGCTGCAGGGGGCGCTGGTGCTGTTCAGCCTCGGCCTGGGCATGGGCGTGCCGCTGCTGTTGCTGGTGACCCTGGGCAACCGCTACCTGCCACGCCCGGGCGCCTGGATGAACCGGGTCAAGGGCGTGTTCGGCTTCGTGTTCCTGGGCATGGCGCTGTACACCGTGCGCGGCCTGCTGCCCGCGGCCTTGCTGCTGGCCCTGAGCGGCGCCTTGCTGATCGCCCTGGCCTGGGCTGCCTGGCCGGCCCTGCAGCGGTTGCCGGCGTTGCGCGCAGTGCCGCTGCTGGGTGCCCTGTGGGGTGGCCTGCTGCTGGTGGGTGCTGCGGCCGGTGGCGACGACCTCTGGCAGCCGCTGCGCCCGTTCGCCGGTGGCGCTGCTGCGCCGGCCGCCGGCCAGCACGCCGAGGACGCCTTCGTCACCGTCAGCCGCCCCGAAGACCTGCAACGCGAACTGGATGCGGCCAAGGCCCGTGGCCAGTGGGTGATGCTCGACTACTATGCCGATTGGTGCGTGTCGTGCAAGGTCATGGAAAAACAGGTGTTCGCCCGCAGCGACGTGCAGGCCGGCCTGGCCGGCGTGCACCTGCTGCGCCTGGACGTGACCGCCGACACCCCGGCCAGCCAGGCCCTGCTGCAGCGTTACCAGGTACCCGGCCCGCCCAGCATCATCTGGGTCGGCCCGGAAGGCGACGAACGCCGTGCGCGGCGCATCACCGGTGAAGTGGATGCGGCCGCCTTCCTGCAACACTGGACCCAGACCAGGAGCCAAGGCTGA
- a CDS encoding nucleotidyltransferase family protein: MSVVALVLAAGRGTRFGSDKRRAALADGRCLLAHSVARARAVFDDVRVVLREGERGEDFGLSADCRVVVSPGAASGMGHSLAAGAGALVDSKAQAVAILLGDMPWIEPATLRQLAEAASASKIVLPRHAGQHGHPVIFGRDFWPALGQLAGDEGARAVVRAQRDCCVVVEVEDAGVLLDVDTPQGLIQA; encoded by the coding sequence GTGAGTGTGGTCGCGCTGGTGCTGGCGGCAGGCCGCGGCACGCGTTTCGGTTCCGACAAACGCCGGGCGGCCCTGGCCGATGGCCGCTGCCTGCTGGCACATAGCGTGGCGCGGGCGCGGGCAGTATTCGATGATGTACGCGTAGTGCTGCGCGAAGGGGAGCGGGGCGAGGATTTCGGGCTCTCAGCTGATTGCCGGGTTGTCGTGAGCCCTGGTGCGGCGTCGGGGATGGGGCATAGTCTGGCTGCCGGGGCTGGGGCGTTAGTCGACAGCAAGGCGCAGGCGGTGGCGATTTTGCTGGGTGATATGCCTTGGATCGAACCGGCCACTTTGCGGCAGTTGGCGGAAGCCGCCAGCGCTTCGAAAATCGTGTTGCCACGTCATGCCGGGCAGCACGGACACCCGGTGATTTTCGGGCGCGATTTCTGGCCGGCGCTGGGGCAACTGGCCGGGGATGAAGGGGCGCGTGCGGTGGTGCGGGCGCAGCGGGATTGTTGCGTGGTGGTTGAAGTGGAGGATGCCGGGGTTCTGCTGGATGTAGATACGCCGCAGGGGTTGATTCAGGCCTGA
- a CDS encoding ATP-binding protein, which yields MSLRVRLSLILGSAFVIIWVLAAAWMLRDLRQQMMFSLDQRLVASARMVAGLIDQLPQPLTAKGGEAHFSADQFSVPDGMACQVSSLRGEILASNHKHDGAMDDERSGFRDQTIDDALWRTFTYNHGDVRITTADRHMEREALNQSILLAASAPVLMALLGSLGLLWIGLGKGLEPLNRMRDALRRRRADSVEPLQVAGMPSELQPLLETQNQLFLRIAQTIERERRLTDDAAHELRSPLTAIKTHLQVARMTDGAVREQALEHAEQGADRMHRTLEQLLMLARVEGSLSFEDGVQCSAEQVARQAVQDAGGGDNRRIVLRLPEAATQIYLGMPGPLAVAALRNLLDNALRHGGDEVVELEVQMADGQVGFMVRDHGPGIAEADLEHLTERFWRNGQSGGCGLGLAIVQAIVQRCAGSLKFDSRSDGLRVLLQVPARSGH from the coding sequence ATGAGCCTGCGGGTACGCCTGAGCCTGATCCTGGGCAGTGCCTTCGTGATCATCTGGGTGCTGGCTGCCGCGTGGATGCTGCGCGACCTGCGCCAGCAGATGATGTTCTCCCTCGACCAGCGCCTGGTGGCTTCTGCGCGCATGGTCGCCGGGCTGATCGACCAGCTGCCGCAGCCGTTGACTGCCAAGGGTGGGGAGGCGCACTTTTCCGCCGACCAGTTCAGCGTGCCGGACGGCATGGCCTGCCAGGTCAGCTCGCTGCGGGGTGAAATACTTGCCAGCAACCACAAGCATGATGGCGCCATGGATGATGAGCGCAGCGGTTTCCGTGACCAGACCATCGATGACGCGCTGTGGCGCACCTTCACCTACAACCATGGCGATGTGCGTATCACCACCGCTGACCGGCACATGGAGCGCGAGGCGCTGAACCAGTCGATCCTGCTGGCGGCCTCGGCGCCGGTGCTGATGGCCCTGCTTGGCAGCCTGGGGCTGTTGTGGATCGGCCTGGGCAAGGGCCTGGAGCCGCTCAACCGCATGCGCGATGCCCTGCGCCGCCGGCGCGCGGACAGCGTCGAGCCATTGCAGGTGGCGGGCATGCCCAGCGAACTGCAACCATTGCTGGAAACCCAGAACCAGCTGTTTTTGCGCATTGCCCAGACCATCGAGCGTGAGCGGCGCCTGACCGACGATGCCGCGCATGAACTGCGCAGCCCGCTGACGGCGATCAAGACCCACTTGCAGGTAGCGCGGATGACCGACGGCGCCGTGCGCGAGCAGGCGTTGGAGCATGCCGAGCAGGGCGCCGACCGCATGCACCGCACGCTGGAGCAGTTGTTGATGCTGGCGCGTGTGGAAGGCAGCCTGTCGTTCGAGGATGGCGTGCAGTGCAGCGCCGAGCAGGTGGCCCGGCAGGCGGTGCAGGATGCCGGCGGCGGCGACAACCGGCGCATCGTGCTGCGTTTGCCTGAAGCCGCTACGCAGATTTACCTGGGCATGCCGGGACCGTTGGCGGTGGCAGCGCTGCGCAACCTGCTGGACAACGCCTTGCGCCATGGCGGTGACGAGGTGGTGGAGCTTGAAGTGCAGATGGCTGACGGCCAGGTGGGCTTCATGGTGCGTGACCATGGGCCGGGGATTGCCGAGGCGGACCTGGAGCACCTGACCGAGCGTTTCTGGCGTAACGGGCAGAGTGGTGGCTGCGGGTTGGGGCTGGCGATCGTACAGGCGATCGTGCAGCGTTGTGCCGGTAGCCTGAAGTTCGACAGCCGCAGTGATGGGTTGCGGGTGCTTTTGCAAGTGCCGGCGCGCTCGGGGCATTAA
- a CDS encoding response regulator, giving the protein MHVLLCEDDDLIAAGICAGLTAQGLTVDRVGNAADARAMLQAAQFDVMILDLGLPDEDGLKLLRRLREKGETLPVLVLTARDAVTDRVDGLQAGADDYLLKPFDLRELAARLHTLLRRVAGRAVNVIEHGPLRYDPSSCEATLAGQPVDLSRREQALLQALLQNPGRVLSSEQLKDCVYGFSDEVESNALNVHIHHLRRKLGNGIVETVRGLGYRLGPAQAPEEAAS; this is encoded by the coding sequence ATGCACGTTCTGCTCTGCGAGGACGACGACCTGATCGCCGCCGGCATCTGCGCCGGCCTTACCGCCCAGGGCCTGACCGTGGACCGTGTGGGCAACGCCGCCGATGCACGGGCGATGCTGCAGGCCGCGCAGTTCGACGTGATGATTCTCGACCTTGGCCTGCCCGACGAAGACGGCCTGAAGCTGTTGCGCCGCCTGCGCGAGAAAGGCGAGACACTGCCAGTGCTGGTGCTCACCGCCCGTGATGCGGTCACCGACCGGGTCGATGGCCTGCAGGCTGGTGCCGACGACTACCTGCTCAAACCCTTCGACCTGCGCGAGCTGGCCGCACGCCTGCACACCCTGCTGCGGCGGGTGGCCGGGCGGGCGGTGAATGTGATCGAACACGGCCCGCTGCGCTACGACCCGAGCAGCTGCGAGGCAACCCTGGCCGGCCAGCCGGTCGACCTGTCCCGGCGTGAACAGGCATTGCTCCAGGCGCTGCTGCAGAACCCCGGGCGGGTGCTGTCCAGCGAGCAGCTCAAAGACTGCGTGTACGGCTTCAGCGACGAAGTCGAGAGCAATGCCCTGAACGTGCATATCCACCATCTGCGGCGCAAGCTGGGCAACGGCATCGTCGAGACCGTGCGCGGCCTGGGCTACCGCCTGGGCCCGGCGCAGGCGCCGGAGGAGGCCGCATCATGA
- a CDS encoding aspartate aminotransferase family protein encodes MSTASCLAQVPPASAPRALYEFTDSPLLQRQQQQESNARSYPRRIPLALKRARGIHVEDVEGRQFIDCLAGAGTLALGHNHPVVVEAIQRVLADELPLHTLDLTTPVKDRFVQDLFGVLPEALRREAKVQFCGPTGTDAVEAALKLVRSATGRSTVLAFHGAYHGMSQGALSLMGSHGPKQPLGALLGNGVQFMPYPYDYRCPFGLGGEAGVKANLHYLENLLLDPESGVPLPAAVILEVVQGEGGVIPADIEWLKGVRRITEQAGVALIVDEIQSGFARTGRMFAFEHAGIVPDVVTLSKAIGGSLPLAVVVYRDWLDTWKPGAHAGTFRGNQMAMAAGSAVIDYLVEHRLAEHAEAMGQRLRQHLQQLQRAYPQLGDVRGRGLMLGVELVDPQGQRDALGYPAANRELAAKVQRECLKRGLILELGGRHGAVVRFLPPLIISGEQIDEVAQRFSEALIAAV; translated from the coding sequence ATGTCCACTGCTTCCTGCCTTGCCCAGGTCCCGCCGGCCAGCGCGCCGCGTGCCTTGTACGAGTTCACCGATTCACCCTTGCTGCAACGCCAGCAGCAACAGGAGTCCAATGCCCGCAGCTACCCGCGCCGAATTCCGCTGGCGCTCAAGCGCGCCCGTGGCATCCATGTGGAAGATGTCGAAGGTCGCCAGTTCATCGACTGCCTGGCCGGCGCCGGCACCTTGGCGCTGGGCCACAACCACCCGGTGGTGGTCGAGGCGATCCAGCGGGTACTGGCCGATGAGCTGCCCCTGCACACGCTGGACCTGACCACGCCGGTCAAGGACCGCTTCGTCCAGGACCTGTTCGGCGTACTGCCCGAGGCGTTGCGCCGTGAGGCCAAGGTGCAGTTCTGCGGCCCGACCGGTACCGATGCGGTGGAAGCAGCGCTGAAGCTGGTGCGCAGCGCCACCGGCCGCAGCACCGTGCTGGCCTTCCACGGCGCCTACCATGGCATGAGCCAGGGTGCGCTGAGCCTGATGGGTAGCCATGGGCCGAAGCAGCCGCTGGGGGCCTTGCTCGGCAACGGTGTGCAGTTCATGCCGTACCCCTACGACTACCGTTGCCCGTTCGGCCTGGGCGGCGAAGCCGGGGTCAAGGCCAACCTGCATTATCTGGAAAACCTGTTGCTCGACCCGGAAAGCGGCGTGCCGCTGCCGGCGGCGGTCATTCTGGAAGTGGTGCAGGGTGAGGGCGGGGTGATCCCGGCCGATATCGAGTGGCTCAAGGGTGTACGCCGTATCACCGAGCAGGCCGGCGTGGCGTTGATCGTCGATGAGATCCAGAGTGGATTTGCCCGCACCGGGCGCATGTTCGCCTTCGAGCATGCCGGCATCGTTCCGGACGTGGTCACCCTGTCCAAGGCCATTGGCGGCAGCCTGCCGCTGGCGGTGGTGGTGTACCGCGACTGGCTGGACACCTGGAAACCGGGCGCCCACGCCGGCACTTTCCGTGGTAACCAGATGGCCATGGCGGCGGGCTCGGCGGTGATCGACTACCTGGTCGAGCATCGCCTGGCCGAGCATGCCGAGGCCATGGGGCAGCGCCTGCGCCAGCACCTGCAGCAGCTGCAGCGGGCTTATCCGCAGTTGGGTGATGTTCGCGGGCGTGGGCTGATGCTCGGGGTAGAGCTGGTGGACCCGCAAGGGCAGCGGGATGCACTTGGGTATCCGGCGGCCAACCGCGAGCTGGCGGCGAAGGTGCAGCGCGAATGCCTCAAGCGTGGGCTGATCCTGGAGCTGGGTGGGCGGCATGGGGCGGTGGTGCGCTTCTTGCCGCCGTTGATCATCAGTGGCGAGCAGATCGATGAGGTTGCGCAGCGCTTTTCCGAGGCGTTGATCGCGGCGGTCTGA
- a CDS encoding TlpA disulfide reductase family protein — protein MLTVTLGPLTMALNHLLMLTALVIASVVGWWVARRGGESPESALFNLFLVGLLCARAGFVLAYWPMYQDDPLQIIDIRDGGFLFWSGLAGIVLGALWQGWRHPGLRRPLGWALFSGALFWGLASLGGHLYSKGTELPELSLRNASGQSVALHSYRGKPLVINIWATWCPPCRREMPVLQQAQSAYPHVTFLFVNQGETPENVSTFLATTGLSLTHVLFDGTGLLAQRVGSMALPTTLFYDADGRLVGSHLGELSRASLRHALEPFDRATVPAPAAQGN, from the coding sequence ATGCTGACCGTAACCCTCGGGCCACTGACCATGGCCCTCAACCACCTGCTGATGCTCACCGCCCTGGTGATCGCCAGCGTGGTCGGCTGGTGGGTCGCCCGGCGTGGCGGCGAGAGCCCGGAATCGGCACTGTTCAACCTGTTCCTGGTCGGCCTGCTGTGCGCACGTGCCGGCTTCGTGCTGGCCTACTGGCCGATGTACCAGGACGACCCGCTGCAGATCATCGATATCCGTGATGGCGGCTTCCTGTTCTGGTCGGGCCTGGCCGGCATCGTGCTCGGCGCCCTTTGGCAGGGCTGGCGCCACCCGGGCCTGCGCCGCCCGCTGGGCTGGGCGCTGTTCAGCGGGGCGCTGTTCTGGGGCCTGGCCAGCCTCGGCGGCCATTTGTACAGCAAGGGCACCGAACTGCCGGAACTGAGCCTGCGCAACGCCAGCGGCCAATCCGTAGCGTTGCACAGCTACCGCGGCAAGCCGCTGGTCATCAACATCTGGGCCACCTGGTGCCCACCCTGCCGACGCGAAATGCCGGTGCTGCAACAGGCGCAAAGCGCTTACCCGCACGTGACCTTCCTGTTCGTCAACCAGGGCGAAACCCCGGAAAACGTCAGCACCTTCCTCGCCACCACCGGCCTGAGCCTGACCCACGTGCTGTTCGACGGTACCGGCCTGCTGGCCCAGCGCGTCGGCTCCATGGCCCTGCCCACCACCCTGTTCTACGACGCCGACGGGCGGCTGGTCGGCAGCCACCTCGGCGAGCTGTCCCGGGCCAGCCTGCGCCACGCCCTGGAGCCTTTCGACCGGGCCACCGTGCCCGCCCCTGCCGCACAAGGAAACTGA